The DNA window AGTGGTAGAAGCTGTTAGATCGAGGCTTTCTAAATGGAGAAACTTTCATTTATCGATTGGCGGTCGAGTGGTTATCCTAAAATCAGTCCTATATGCGCTTCCGGTatactttctctctttcttcaaAGCTCCGACAGGTATTATCTCAAAGCTCAATTCTATTTTCAAGCAATTTTTATGGGGTGGGAGTGAGAATGAAAGGAAAATTAATTGGGTCCACTGGGATAAGGTGTGTAGGCCGTTAGAAGAAGGGGGATTGGGTGTGAGAAATCTCAATATTTTCAACAAGGCTCTCCTAGGTAAATGGATGTGGAAAATTAAATCAGAAAGAAATGGTTTGTGGTACAGCGCATTGACTTGTAGGTATGGTAGATTAGAGGATCTTAGTGAAATAGAGTGGAGAGGAGGGTCACAGTGGTGGAAGGACATTCGAGGAATAGAAATAAGAGAGTGGGAAAATTCAAGCTTCTTCTCTGTTAAAGAGGTGTATAGGGACTTGCTTTCGAGTGTTACTAATCCCTCTAGCCCCACGTGGATTAAAGCTTGGCATAATTCGATTCCGTTGAAAGTGTCATGCTTTGTGTGGAGATTATTTCAAAACAAAATAGCTACTAAGGATAATCTCTTTAGAAGGGGTGTAATTGGAAGCAGTTCGCTCAACTGTGTTGGTGAATGCGGGGGTTTAGAATCTGTCTCACACCTATTTTTCGAGTGCCCGTTTTTTGCAGGTTTGTGGCAGAATGTTTGCAAATGGATTAGGACAGATACTGCTCTGCACAGAGAAGGATTGGTTCACTTTTCCCATTTTGAAGGACTGGGTGGAGGAGGTAGGGAAGTGTCATCTAAAGTCAGCGTGGTCTGGTTCGCATGTGTATGGAGTATCTGGAAAGCCAGGAACGACAAACTGTTTCGTAACACTGAGTTAGATTCGGGAAAGTTATTCGAGGACGCTAAAGAATATGCAAGGAGATGGCTGTCCACAAAATTTATTGACGTAAAACTAAATATAGCTCAATGGAACGCAGATCCCAGGCCCTGTTTAGGAATATCAAAGTCATGAGATCAAACTTTTGGGGAGTGGCAGCGAATCTTGACTTGTCTGAGTCTAATTCAGGTGAGGATGTGTCTCGGGTGATCGGTTTGCAACTGTGGATAATATTCTGTCTTCAGGGCAGAGGCAAGGATGTTTCCTTTGGGTGATCGATGTTGTTGTGTCCGTCTAGCCCGCCCCATTCATCTCGGCGGGTAAGAGAGGTGGAGTGCTGCTGTTGGTGGTGTTTCGCCGTTCGGTTATATGCTGCAATTAGGCGCTCAGAATCATTGTTATTGGCTGCATAAGTTAGTGGCTGCATAAGTGTCATTGTTATTTCGAGTCGTCTTGGAGTCGGTAATGTTGTGCTGGCAGTGTATCTCACTAGCTGATTCTCTTGAATTTTCTGAATTTACTAGGATGTTGGTGTTTGGCAGTCTGTTGCCTTATGTAGCAGGAGTAAGCTCATACTATTTGAATTGTAGTTGGGGTGATACTATCAAGTTCTGAGGTTTGTTTAGGCAGTGgattaattttgtatttagattGAGGATTTATTCTGTACTGGTGTGGTATGGTGGTAAACTGCTCATTGGCTACATTAAGCTATTATGTTTGTCAATGTTTTCTTTGTAAGGCGCAGTGGCACGCCTCATGCCATAGTGATTGTTAATATAATGCTTTtgctgtttaaaaaaaaaaagaatttcacATGCTTCAAAGCTTTCACAAAAGCCGCATGCATAACAAACTAACTAAACTCCACAAGTTTCACACATTTTTTAGTTAGGTGAATCGTTTAAGATTGCATCTCATGCAAATTATTAGTGTCACTCATAATTATAAACTATTTAACCCGAAAACAAGAACTATTTGTGCCTGGCCCGAATGTGAATGATCGCCGGCATCACACTGCTTCATCGCCGACacgaattagggttttgacagTTTGAAATTTCCTGGCAATCATCATTTTCAATGGAAGATAGGATTAGTTCCCTACCAGATGAAATCATATCTCACATTCTTTCCTTCCTTCCAACCAAACTCGCTGCCACAACAAGCATCCTTTCAAAAAGATGGCACCCATTATGGCTCTCAGTTCCCACTCTCAACTTCAACGACAAAACCTCTCAAAACATCGAATCCTTTCTCAAGTTCGTCTCCTCCGCATTAATCTCACGAGACATCACATTCCCCATTCAATCCTTCCATCTCAAATGTGTAAACGCTTCTAAGCGCCGCCACTCACTCGACATCAACGCTTTCTTTGACGCCGTTGCGCAACGAAGAATCCAGAACGTCCGTCTTGACCTTACCATTAGGGTTAACGTACCTCCCAGCCTTTTCAGTTGTAGGACCCTTGTTGTTCTTCATTTGAGAAACATGAAAGTGAACCGCCTTTCTAAGCTGGATGTTGATTTTCCTCTCCTCACAACTCTCCATTTATCTTTCATTTTGTTTGAACGTATGGACTATCTTGCAGTGCTTCTATATGGATGCCCCGTTCTACAGGAATTGCGTACAAGATGTTTAGGTGTACGTAGTAGGGATAAGGTGGTTCCTCATGAGGTTATAATGAAAGATTATCCATCTTTACCGAAATTGCCGCATCTATCCCGCATGATTTATTGGGCAAATCTTCAGGTTCTGCGTGGAGAACTAGTAAGAATATTTTTGGTGTCACCATATAGTGATTATATCTGCCTATGTAGCACCGACATTTCTTGAAAAAATCTATGTCTGTGACCtgacacttgtgattacgtttaGGGGTGTCTGTGCTTCATTTATTTCTTCATTTATTAGGTTTTCTATGATAAAAGAAGTCAAGGTTGATATCTAACTTTGGTGAGTCACAACAGGACTCACATTGCTGCAGCTATCCTATTCTTTACAATCTAACATACATGGAGGTAATCCATAAGCATAGAGATCTTGAGGAGGAGAGGGAGGAATGGATGTATTTGCTAGAAAGGCTGAATTATTGTCCCAAACTTCAAAATCTTACTATTATCGAGGTTTTGTGTTGTATTAATCGCCTTCGTTTTTACTTCGCCATTTTTTGTTTACctattttatcttataaaaagTATGTGATTGGTTGACAGGACAATGAGAATAGAGAGGAAATTGTGTATAATTGGAGGGAACCAGCATCTATTCCGGAATGTCTTTCAACACAGCTTAAAACATGTTTGATTAAACAATTTACATACACAGAATGTGGTCTTCGATTTGCTGAATATATTTTGAAGAATTCAAAAGTACTGGACACAATGTCAATCAAGAGTGCTTCTTTCATAAATGAAAATGACAAGTACCAAATGTTAACGAAATTAGCTTCAGAGGAAAGGGCCTCGCCAACATGTAAACTTTTATTTGATTGATGAAAGTTTAGGCGTAGTTGCGGTATAGTTCTTATATGTCTACACTTATTATGTTCTGTTTTAAAGACATTGTCATTGTTTCACTTTGACTCATTTAGATATTTAAACATATTGACTTATATGTAATTTAATTGATGCTAGTTTCTTTCAACTTTTTAATTTCTAAGCTTATTGATGATTGTGTTATACTTAGGTCATAAGAATGTAGATACAATGTTGGTCATAAGACAGTGATGGATAAGTTTATATCCCCAAATCAACCAGCTTTTCTTATGGGAAGGTTGCTGGTTGAGGGAGTGATGGGTGTCAATGAGGTGGTCAACATGGCCAAGAGAACTAAGAGAGCTTGTCTCATTCTTAAGGTGGACTTTGACAAAGTGTATGGTTCAGTTAGTTGTAATATTCTAGTTTTCTGCATTATATGCTTTATTAGATTTGGGTTTAGTGAGAAGTGGAGGTCTTGGATGACAGCTTGCATCTTTAGTGATAATCTTGCAGTGCTGGTAAATGAGTGTCCTACTCAAAAGATCAGTATCCAATGGGGTTTGAAGTAAGGGGATCCTTTACCTCCGTTCTTTTTCTTCCTAGTGGTTGAGGGGCTTAGTAGTATAGTTACCGGGGTTGGGGAGATTGATCTTTACTCTGGGTTTAGGGTCAACACATGTGGGTTGATGGTGTCATATCTTCAATATGCTGATGATACTCTCCTTGTAGCTGACCCTACTCTAAAGAAGTTGTGGAGTTTTAAGACTATTCTTAGAGGGTTCGAGCTGGCCTTTGGCTCTGAGTTCATTTCTCATACCTTTGTTGTAAGTTACCTTTTGTTTGTGTGGTATATAGTTTTAAGTGGTTGAGGTGGTAGGTAGTTATTCCTAATGAACTTAGGGTCTGTTTTgagtttctctctctctctaggGGGCAGGATTAAGTATAGGGGTGGGTGTATTTTAATTTGGTGTGCCGTTGTATGGTTCATTTGAAAAGCCCGAAATAATGTAATATTTAAGGGAGTCACAAATTCAGTGAAAGAGAGTAAGAGACAGAGGAGAATAGTATTTTCTTGACTTGGAATTGGTTTTGGGCAAAAGATAGATGAACTATTGCACCTTCAAGGAATGAATTTAGAACCCTATTCTTTACTTGCACCTATCGAGGATTAGGTGTTTTCCTTAGTTCTGAGGTATATTTTGACTGTCTTTGGTGTGTTTTAGATAAGATTTGATTTGTTCGAACGTATTGATTATCTTGTCGTGCTTCTATATGGATATCCCATTCTAGAGGAATTGCATACAGAATGTTTAGGTGTCCGTAATAGGGATATAGCAGTTCCTTACAAAATTTGGTGAATCTGATCTGTATGATTCATTGGCCAAATGTTCAGGTTCTGCATGGAGAACTAGTGAGAACATTGTTGGTGTCATCATATAGAGATTATTTCTTCACCTATGATGTTTTTCTATGATAATAGAATTAAGGTTCATATCTAACTTTTGCGTATCACAACAGGACTAATATAGCTGCAGCTATCCTATTCTTTACAATCTAACATATATGGAGGTAATCAATAAGCATAGTGATCTTAAGGAGCAGTGGGTGTGTTTTCTGAAAGGCTGGATTATTGTCCCAAATTTCTGAATCTTACCATTAATGAGGTTTTGTACTGTCTACCAATCTCTTTTgcttttacttcattttttgtttACCTATTTTATATCTTATAAGAAGTATGTGAATTGTTGACAGGACAATGGGAATGGAGAGGAAATTGTATATAATTGGAGGGAACCCGCATCTATTCCGGGATGTCTTTCAGCACAGCTTAGAATATGTTTGATTAAACAATTTACATACACAGAATGTGCTCTTCAATTTGCTTAACACATTATGAAGAATTCAAAAGTACCGAACACAATGTCGATCAAGAGCGCTTCTCTCAAAAATGCAAATGTCAAGCACAAAATGTTAATGAAATTAGCTTCTCTCAAAAATGCAAATGTCTCACCAACATGtaaatttttaattgattaatgatAGTTTGGGCATAGTTGTGGTATAGTTCTTATATGTCTACACTTAATAAATTAGGTTTTAAAGGCATTATTGGCAATGTTTCATTTTGACTCATTTAGATGTTTAAATATATTGACTTTTATCCCACTTGCTCAATATTCCACCTTTGAGTAGGCTGTGGTTCTTGCATAACCAGAGCCACCAGCAAACTGCAGACCAGAATTTGCAGAAGAATTAGTCATGGAATATTGAACTGATTAATGAGCAGAACTTTGCTAGATGATTATACATTGGTCCAGCTGCTTCCATTTCAGGGATTCCTGTCCACGCACACATGCTTTGCCACGCATCTTCTTCAACATCTAAACACAAAGGACCAACAAGATTATGTCTGCCTTCTAGAATGCCTCAGTGTCGCAAGTAGCTGTTTTGTTGGCAACTTGTCGAACAACAATATCTAACAGAAAACTTGAATATTTCTCGGAGTTTTAGATTTCCAAATCAAGTCCAATTCTGATATATAACCAGTTTCAAGAATTATATCTTCTCTGAACAATTCTGACAGAACCTCAggcattttttttacaaaaaaaccaGCATTTCCTTTCCACCACACAAAGGAGTCCTCTCTGTCAGCTTCAGGTTGGACACGCagatctgccaattgattttttttctgtcAGGTCCAGAATTTCTTTAGTGACACCAATGATCCAATGCCATTGATCTTCGGAAATGGATTGTCTCCTGCTTTTTTCTTCTGCCATGAATCTAGCTCTATCTTTCTGCCATGAATCTAAGGGTTaagaaattgttgaaaaaaataaataaatgaaagagagataAACATAATAAATCCAATGCTCCATCTTCTGATATTTTTGCAACACGAAACTCTGCAATCTGATAAGGGCAGGGAACTGTCTACACAAAGATTTTGTTTTAAACTCCAAAACTCAATTCTGGATCCATTCCCCACTTTAAAATTAATTGCTTTAGAGATCCAATTCTAAGCTTATTGATGAATTTGTTTTACTTAGGTTGTTTGAATGTCCATCAATTTTTGGTAGTCTCGTTGTGGACTTGTGAGAAGGATTAATGGATATCAAGTtttcaactaattagactaaagTAGTAGAAATCAACAGACTTTTAATGGAAAACAAGTAGCTAGTTTGGTAGTTTGAGCTCAGTTGGAGAGTATGTATGAGAACCAACTCTAATACAAATTTCGAagtgtaaattttttaaaactattttggtaaaaaaaatcttgaaggtttaattttttttttaaatttaaattaaagggACTACTTATCCAACTTAAAAAGTTGGGTAAATTTACCCATCTTAATTGTTTAAAATTGATTGGTCTAAAAATGTAGGTTGTCATAttactcaaataaataaataatttcattataGCAACACAAATTTTAATAAGGGTTAGAGCACACGATActataaataaatagaaatactcaaataaataaataatttcattataGCAACACAAATTTTAATAAGGGTAAGGGCACTAgatactataaataaataaataaaagttaaatgtaattaaatataataaaataatatttaaagttttaatatattgaatacacgtgtttttttttttttggtaaaagggagggcctaagcccaaacaAGAAAACTACAGCTGAATGCTCCGACTAACAGGGGAGCCAGAAATATCAGATACAACTAATTGTCTAATCAAGTTCGGCATACAATTTCCAAAGGACTCACTTTCCCGACTTGTAGCTCCAAATTTAGCTAAAGTATCTGCACACCGATTTTCTTCTCTATAGACATGTTTCCATTTAACTTCCTCAAATTCCGCCATTAGCacatgaatttgtttggataaagcCATACACTCCATATTTGGAACAGATTTAAACTCTAGAATTTCAATCACGATATACGAATCGACATTTAGATCCACTCTTTGATAACCCAAATCCTTAGTTAAGGACAAACCATGGTACACACCCCATAACTCCGCCTTAATGATGCTGCAAACACCTATGCACTTGTAGAAACCTCCTTTACACTCGCCTTTATCATCCCGAATAATATCGCCACACCCAGAGATCTTCCCCTCTCGACAAGAACCATCTGTATTGAGTTTGATCCATCCTCTATCCGGTGGAGTCCATTTCACCAAAATCGTCTGATTATTCTTCTTGCTCATTACGCGACTACTTTGCATTGCCTTCTTGTAATCATTCCTTCTTTTATGCACATAGGAACTTTGGGAATAAGGTCTAATAAAATTACTGTCATGCATCTCTTTGTTCCTCCAAGTCCAAATACTATGGCAGCCTGTTGCCCAGTAACTACTCCAATCTTGATTATAGCTCAGATTCAGCTCAATCCATCCCCACATGTTCATCGTAAAAAAATTCGGTCTTATATCCTTAGGAACCCGATTAAACCAAACATTCTGCACTGTCGGACAATCGCGCAAAGCATGAAGCATATTCTCCATAGCATTACCGCATAAATTGCAACTCGCCCCTCCAAGGCCTCTTCTGGATTTATTGAGATTGGTTAGCAATCTATCATGGCACATTAACCAAACGAAGTATCTCACTCTCTCTTGCACCCGCAACTTCCATAACGCCTTCCAACGAAATTCCGTATTCATGTTGTTATACGAATCGATCATTGCGTAACTATCCTTGACAGAGAAACTTCCTTCACCAAAACCTGCAAAAAGAAAAATGTCAGTCCCATAATTCTCCCGAGGAGGGAGAACTGTCTGAATCTTGTAAAGAATTTCCGTCGGCAGCCAGTCCTTGAACAACTGCCAGTTCCAGGTTCCATCATGCATCACCAGATCTTTAACTTTAGCATTCAACATGCCACTGGAAATATCAACTCCAATTGTATCTATGGTCATCCCCTGTTCAATCCAACAGTCCGACCAAGCTGCCGTTTTCGAACCATCTCCAATACACCAACTGCTATACTGCCTCGTGTTGTCATTAACTTTCACCAAATCACGCCATAACTTCGAATCGTTTCTTCTACAACACGCCTCAACCATGTTCGTAACCTTATACTTACTTCTAATGACTTCACACCATAAATCACCGCTATTTTGATTGAGCTTCCACGCCAACTTCATCATACAAGCCATATTCATTTGATCGAGCTTCCGCAATCCTAATCCTCCATCAGCTTTCGGTATGGACACAACATCCCAGCTCACCGCATGTAAATTCTTCTTCTCCACTGAATCACCCCATATAAAGTTACGCTGCAACTTATGCATCTCATCTATGCAATGCTTGGGGAGAATATCAACCATCATCGGATATATGGGAATTGCTTGCAAAACAGTCTTGGCTAAAGTTACCCTTCCCGCAAACGAAAGAGTTTTAGTTTTCCAGTTTGATAACTTTGATGCAACACTATCGAGCAGGTATTGGTAGTCTTGTTTCTTAAGAGTCTTACCCTTAAGAGGAATACCAAGATACTTACCCATATCATTTGACTCGCGAAAGTTCGACATGTGCAGCAGCTTATTCCTCGTGCTCCTCGGAACATTGTTGGAAAACATAATACACGTCTTGTCTTTGTTCACTTCTTGCCCGGACATCCCACTGAAAATGTTGAGTGTGTTCAGAACACACTCCATCTGTTTCTCCTTGGCAGCCCCTATCAGAAGCAAATCGTCGGCAAACATAAGGTGCGACAGATGAGGACCCTCTTTTCCCATCCTTATGGCTTCCCACCTTTTCTTATTCACAGCTTGCATAATGATATGGGAGAGCTTCTCCATACACAGAACAAACAAGTATGGAGAAATCGGATCCCCTTGGCGTATACCCCGCTGCGGTCTAAAGTACTCGCTCCTAACTCCATTCCACTTGACATTCGTCTCCACACTCGTTATCGCGTGCATAATAAGATTAATCAAGACCTTCAGGAGCTTAATTTCCGTTATCACACGCCAAATGAAATCCCAACTTATTTTGTCATAAGCTTTGGATAAATCCACTTTGATTATAAAATATCCTTTCTTCCCCTTCTTATGATGCATACTGTGCATTATCTCCTTGGCAATAACAATGTTTTCATGAATATTTCGACCCGGTATGAAGCCTGTCTGGAAAGGGGAAACTAGCTTTGGAATACACACTTTGAGTCTATTAACTATGATTTTGCTTATCACTTTGTAAATAGAGTTACACAGCGAAATAGGCCGGAATTGAAGAATAGTTTGGGGCTGCTCCACCTTCGGAATCAACACAATATCAGTTTGGTTCACGTTCATAATCTCGCTGGGATTTCTCCATATATTATGAACACAATCACACACCTGAGCTCCAACCGTAGACCACGTATTTTGATAGAATCCCGCCGGAAAACCATCCGG is part of the Vicia villosa cultivar HV-30 ecotype Madison, WI linkage group LG2, Vvil1.0, whole genome shotgun sequence genome and encodes:
- the LOC131646371 gene encoding FBD-associated F-box protein At5g56370-like isoform X1; the protein is MEDRISSLPDEIISHILSFLPTKLAATTSILSKRWHPLWLSVPTLNFNDKTSQNIESFLKFVSSALISRDITFPIQSFHLKCVNASKRRHSLDINAFFDAVAQRRIQNVRLDLTIRVNVPPSLFSCRTLVVLHLRNMKVNRLSKLDVDFPLLTTLHLSFILFERMDYLAVLLYGCPVLQELRTRCLGVRSRDKVVPHEVIMKDYPSLPKLPHLSRMIYWANLQVLRGELDSHCCSYPILYNLTYMEVIHKHRDLEEEREEWMYLLERLNYCPKLQNLTIIEDNENREEIVYNWREPASIPECLSTQLKTCLIKQFTYTECGLRFAEYILKNSKVLDTMSIKSASFINENDKYQMLTKLASEERASPTCKLLFD